A DNA window from Ornithobacterium rhinotracheale DSM 15997 contains the following coding sequences:
- a CDS encoding DUF3127 domain-containing protein, giving the protein MEVVGKVKKILEPQTFNSGFTKQEVVILTQEQYPQTLAIEFLQDKVNLLTNIKEGDDVKISINLRGREWVNPEGVTKYFNSITGWRIEPLVPATQAAAVATSAVEPTPPSADSFNQNFNDLNAGDDVDDLPF; this is encoded by the coding sequence ATGGAAGTCGTAGGAAAAGTAAAAAAAATATTGGAACCACAAACATTTAATAGTGGTTTTACTAAGCAAGAAGTAGTAATTTTGACACAAGAGCAGTATCCGCAGACTCTTGCTATTGAGTTTTTGCAGGATAAAGTGAACTTGCTTACTAATATAAAAGAAGGAGATGATGTGAAGATCTCAATTAACTTGAGAGGTAGAGAATGGGTGAACCCTGAAGGAGTAACTAAATACTTTAATTCCATCACAGGGTGGAGAATAGAGCCACTAGTGCCCGCTACACAAGCAGCAGCAGTAGCGACTTCAGCAGTAGAGCCTACTCCTCCGTCGGCAGATTCTTTTAATCAGAATTTCAATGATTTAAACGCTGGCGATGATGTAGACGATCTCCCTTTTTAA